A stretch of DNA from Acipenser ruthenus chromosome 21, fAciRut3.2 maternal haplotype, whole genome shotgun sequence:
CCAAAAATAAACAGATCCTCCGGGCTGGAATCCCTGAACAGGACACTTCCGTTTTTGAACACGAAATCATCTTGGGGATCGTTGTTCATAGAGCCGAGGAGGCCAGAGGTGTGATTCAGGAACTCCTCCGGGAGCAGAACGCTCACTGTCATCAGCCCTCCCCTCCCTCGCACTTCCACCCCCGCTCCTGACGGGAACATCACCGAGACGTTCCCCCGGACGGAGGAGTAAAGGAACACTCCTGCAGAACCACAATCAGGAGTGAGGGGACTGCAGTTACACAATTAGAAAATCTCTCATCTTAAAATAGACACAGCCACATTTGCTGGAAAATCAAAAGCACAAGCTTCTGTCGACATTTGAGGCTGATCTCATCGAATCTTACCTGATCTTATCTTATCTTTACAGCTGAAATGACGTACCTTTCAGGTCCatccagctctgctcagagaagCTGAGAACTTGCTGGTTTCTCAACACCTCCAAATGGTCAGGGAGACGGGTCGTGCGCACCTCTATCACGTCAGAGCCACTCTCTTGCATGGCCACTGCTGACAGCCTGGTGGCCTTGGCTAAACTCCCTGCAAGTTGAAAATATAAGCTTAACATTCCTGACAAGAATCCACTGCTGGGAATCAGAGTACCATTGGAAACGTGTAGAGATGCTACTACAGTTCCATTCAACAGGGATTCATTAGAGGGCACATCTAACACTTGAAGTAAGCAGTTTCTTCACTCTGGGAATACAGTAAGCAGTTTCTTCACTCTGGGAATACAATAAGCAGTTTCTTCACTCTGGGAATACATCTTCAAGGTAAATGACTGTGCAgtgatttgggttttttttgttttaaattaaatgttgctttttatttttttggtgacgTTTTAATTTTTGTACTAAAGTTTACCGAAACCAAAAAGAAACTACTGACCTGTTTGGAGTTTCTTTGACTACAGAGTAGAAAAGAATGCTGACCAACTTAGAGAACAAAGCTGAATTCAAACCAAAGACCCCGGAGAATAAAAGTGAATTAGTCTACAATGGCTTCCCGATATAACAGGTACTCACCATTCTCCAATGACACAGGCTCAGTCCTCACTTGAACAGTCAGGGCTTTGTAGGTTGTATTCAGTAGGTAGTACTCGCCTTTCCCATTGAAGGTATAATTAGAGCCATCCAATGTTATGAAATGGGGGTCTCCGAATACCACGCCTGTAAACGGAAAAACACAATAGCACTGGAGATTCAGAAAcagattcaataataataataataataatttatttcttagcagacgcccttatccagggcgacttacaagatatcacattatttttacatacaattacccatttatacagttgggtttttactggagcaatctaggtaaagtaccttgctcaagggtacagcagcagtgtccccaccggggattgaacccatgaccctccggtcaagagtccagagccctaaccactactccacactgctgcccaaacagGATTGTGCACTGCTGTGGATGTGCCGAGACCAGTAGGATTTCAATACCAGTCACTCATTCTGCAATCATTCTTGCTGATCTCACACAACCCCTTACAGCATCAGCTGACAAGCCCTGGATCCGTTATCTGTGTCAAGAGATGACGCCACTTAGATCTACCAGCTCACCGACTTTGGGGGGCCTGTAGGTCCTGCAGTCGCTGGACGGACGGTGGGTGAAGTAGTAGTGACAGTTGTCAGACCAGAGGCAACAGTAGTAGAACGTGATGACGTCGTACAACCAGTGGGACACCCCAGGAACTCGGGGGGGCTTTCTGTACGGAGGGGAACCCCAGTCGTGCCCTCTGTCTGGAGTGCTTCCTCCAATGGAGTCTGCTGTCAATACCTGGGCCCCTGTGTGGTCATAgcaacactgctgccctgctccaTACTTAGGACTAGAAaccacaaaagaaatgcaaagaTGACATTCTGTGCAGTGACACCGGCAATCAATTTACTACAGGGGTAATGCTGCCCTCGGTCAGCCTCCGTTCCTGTGCCTCACCTGGCCTGGATTGCCCTCACGCAGTGCACAGATCCAGGATGGTAAGTACACACGCTTCCCTTCTCAATATCACACCCATAGTCCGTCTGGAATGGAAAACAAGACTTACATTAACTCTACCCAGGTAAAAAGAAGAGCAGAACGCAGAGTACAAATAAAAGCAGAGCCATGTAACCCTATCAGGCTTGATGGGTGTCTCGCAGATGGCCTTACATGAAACCTGCCAGTGTCAGCTCTGGACTGGGCTAGGGTACATGGGCAGTCGGCTATCTCGGACAGGAACTCCGGCAGCTTCTGCTCAGTTTCATGCCAGCTGATGCACTTGTCATACGCCCAGGCGGCCGAGTCATTCCTGAACTTCTCCTCCAGGTGCCAGGCCAGCGCATGTACTCCAGTCCAGAGAGCTACAACATCCCTGAGTAAAACAATCAAACAGTACAGAAAGCAGGTAGAAACAGAAAGCAGTATTATGCAAAGGAGCTGAACCACATCACATGTCACAAGAAGCACCGCGCAGCACCCAAGGCAGAGAGCACCTAGCTGTCTGTTAGCTGGTTGCTAAATAGTTAGAAGCAGAGACTTAGGGTATCAGTTTAAAAGAAGGAGAACAGTGGTCGCCCAACTACCCTGAGCGTCTGCAACTGCAGCTGTGAAACCAAGGACCCCAGTGTCAGGCTTCTTCGAGGAGTGTCAAACATTCAAGCACTGATCAGTACATGTGCGTCTGGAAGGTTGTCAGCAACGCGTAAGAACAACCAGAACATTGCTTTGTATTGGTTTTCAAATTGCCCTGCTAGTGTAGACAAACACGACAGCACCCGGTAGTAAAACAGCACCGCTAGTCATGTTTTTACTTTGAAATCATGAAAATGACGGCTCTTGAAAAGATCCCGAGGCTTACAGCAGAGTGAACATTGCTTACCGGGCCCCCTCGTCCTTCATACTGGGGCTAACTCTTAATGCTCCGATTTCCCAGTCCGAGAAGGATCCAttagcacagctggggatgaaggTAAAGGAGCCATTGTTGGGAACAGCTTTTTCCAGGGAGTATAAAAATCTCAGTTCTGGGTTCCAGGAGTCTGAATAGGCCTCACCTTAGGACAGAAGGAAGCACTCATGTTATTATTCTGGAATTTAGTTAAATCTTGGATAGGCTAAAGCTGATGGCTAATTCCACGCGCGCTACACTTCACTGTGTAAGAACACTTTACAAACTCAATACTCAGTATTTCACAATTCTGTGTTAGGTATAGCAGGAGGCAATGCATTTTAAGTGACATCAGAAGTCTGCACTGTTTGAAAGAAACTCTTGGAGGTTTGTTTGCTTCTCATTCTTGTAGATTCTCGCTCTCACTGTAAATATATGTGCTGCTCAGTTACAGTTAATGTACCTGTTTCTCTGTAACCCCAGAGCTCAACGTTGACAGCCGCAGCTGTCAGTAAGGAGGCGTTCCAGCTCATGGTCAGGGACCCTCCAGTATTGGGTGTCCCATAGTATTGCCACTTTGTTGCATTGTGAAGAGTGATTTTAAATTCGGCACTCACTTTGCTGTGATGGACTAATGAAAGAGAAGAGAGTTAAGAAAAACAGACATGGCTATTGAGTTTATATAACAAAGGAGTACATGTGTGTATATTGACATGTGCcatttcaattaaacaataccttCAGAagcaataataaaaacagtaaataaaatgaataaataaatcaatgcatACCTGCGAGCCATGTGCCATGCCGGTTAAATGTTGCTCCATTATCTGTTGACACTTCAAAGGGAATCCAACCACTTTCATACAGTAACGGTGAAACACAATGACCTCTGTTTCCACTATCAACATATCCCTGTGTGTCGATCTCAGAATTAAACCTGACAAAGCAAGTATGTCAGTGCATGTTATCGTATAGTTTCACATCTTTATCTCAGAAAAACATCTTTAATATTGCAAATCtagtgttattactgtatttaaaaatacaccGCTGCACCAGTCCTAGCATCTTACAGAGCAGCCAATAGTGTTTAAGTCAT
This window harbors:
- the LOC117963078 gene encoding sushi domain-containing protein 2-like isoform X3, producing the protein MNGKTVWERFSPMITIVLIVWFSQLSAAQSSCESRCGQRSGDCSCQATCESLKECCADYRQFCLQISPHSGTLLGGAHFVILNTTFDPASKLVCRFNSEIDTQGYVDSGNRGHCVSPLLYESGWIPFEVSTDNGATFNRHGTWLAVHHSKVSAEFKITLHNATKWQYYGTPNTGGSLTMSWNASLLTAAAVNVELWGYRETGEAYSDSWNPELRFLYSLEKAVPNNGSFTFIPSCANGSFSDWEIGALRVSPSMKDEGARDVVALWTGVHALAWHLEEKFRNDSAAWAYDKCISWHETEQKLPEFLSEIADCPCTLAQSRADTGRFHTDYGCDIEKGSVCTYHPGSVHCVRAIQASPKYGAGQQCCYDHTGAQVLTADSIGGSTPDRGHDWGSPPYRKPPRVPGVSHWLYDVITFYYCCLWSDNCHYYFTHRPSSDCRTYRPPKVGVVFGDPHFITLDGSNYTFNGKGEYYLLNTTYKALTVQVRTEPVSLENGSLAKATRLSAVAMQESGSDVIEVRTTRLPDHLEVLRNQQVLSFSEQSWMDLKGVFLYSSVRGNVSVMFPSGAGVEVRGRGGLMTVSVLLPEEFLNHTSGLLGSMNNDPQDDFVFKNGSVLFRDSSPEDLFIFGADWAISNETSLFTYDTADLLNTYFYAEKHDPAFVPVYSVIENPDDPLYGEMSELCGQDPFCKFDTMTTKNLAMGNATKISFQSHMSLVKDLEPVLSCGWLAPPTKGKKEGTTYLAGSIVNFTCNKGYVLTGSAEQTCLSTGMWSGNTPQCVSGIPERVVYTPQKLTFKVG
- the LOC117963078 gene encoding sushi domain-containing protein 2-like isoform X1, with amino-acid sequence MNGKTVWERFSPMITIVLIVWFSQLSAAQSSCESRCGQRSGDCSCQATCESLKECCADYRQFCLQISPHSGTLLGGAHFVILNTTFDPASKLVCRFNSEIDTQGYVDSGNRGHCVSPLLYESGWIPFEVSTDNGATFNRHGTWLAVHHSKVSAEFKITLHNATKWQYYGTPNTGGSLTMSWNASLLTAAAVNVELWGYRETGEAYSDSWNPELRFLYSLEKAVPNNGSFTFIPSCANGSFSDWEIGALRVSPSMKDEGARDVVALWTGVHALAWHLEEKFRNDSAAWAYDKCISWHETEQKLPEFLSEIADCPCTLAQSRADTGRFHTDYGCDIEKGSVCTYHPGSVHCVRAIQASPKYGAGQQCCYDHTGAQVLTADSIGGSTPDRGHDWGSPPYRKPPRVPGVSHWLYDVITFYYCCLWSDNCHYYFTHRPSSDCRTYRPPKVGVVFGDPHFITLDGSNYTFNGKGEYYLLNTTYKALTVQVRTEPVSLENGSLAKATRLSAVAMQESGSDVIEVRTTRLPDHLEVLRNQQVLSFSEQSWMDLKGVFLYSSVRGNVSVMFPSGAGVEVRGRGGLMTVSVLLPEEFLNHTSGLLGSMNNDPQDDFVFKNGSVLFRDSSPEDLFIFGADWAISNETSLFTYDTADLLNTYFYAEKHDPAFVPVYSVIENPDDPLYGEMSELCGQDPFCKFDTMTTKNLAMGNATKISFQSHMSLVKDLEPVLSCGWLAPPTKGKKEGTTYLAGSIVNFTCNKGYVLTGSAEQTCLSTGMWSGNTPQCVSENILGIVLGSVGGALTLITMVFVIYRHSNKRNPRESGLYTPEAYFQSWLNESSQTPFVMQPCSPKKDCGTP
- the LOC117963078 gene encoding sushi domain-containing protein 2-like isoform X2, whose amino-acid sequence is MNGKTVWERFSPMITIVLIVWFSQLSAAQSSCESRCGQRSGDCSCQATCESLKECCADYRQFCLQISPHSGTLLGGAHFVILNTTFDPASKLVCRFNSEIDTQGYVDSGNRGHCVSPLLYESGWIPFEVSTDNGATFNRHGTWLAVSAEFKITLHNATKWQYYGTPNTGGSLTMSWNASLLTAAAVNVELWGYRETGEAYSDSWNPELRFLYSLEKAVPNNGSFTFIPSCANGSFSDWEIGALRVSPSMKDEGARDVVALWTGVHALAWHLEEKFRNDSAAWAYDKCISWHETEQKLPEFLSEIADCPCTLAQSRADTGRFHTDYGCDIEKGSVCTYHPGSVHCVRAIQASPKYGAGQQCCYDHTGAQVLTADSIGGSTPDRGHDWGSPPYRKPPRVPGVSHWLYDVITFYYCCLWSDNCHYYFTHRPSSDCRTYRPPKVGVVFGDPHFITLDGSNYTFNGKGEYYLLNTTYKALTVQVRTEPVSLENGSLAKATRLSAVAMQESGSDVIEVRTTRLPDHLEVLRNQQVLSFSEQSWMDLKGVFLYSSVRGNVSVMFPSGAGVEVRGRGGLMTVSVLLPEEFLNHTSGLLGSMNNDPQDDFVFKNGSVLFRDSSPEDLFIFGADWAISNETSLFTYDTADLLNTYFYAEKHDPAFVPVYSVIENPDDPLYGEMSELCGQDPFCKFDTMTTKNLAMGNATKISFQSHMSLVKDLEPVLSCGWLAPPTKGKKEGTTYLAGSIVNFTCNKGYVLTGSAEQTCLSTGMWSGNTPQCVSENILGIVLGSVGGALTLITMVFVIYRHSNKRNPRESGLYTPEAYFQSWLNESSQTPFVMQPCSPKKDCGTP